One region of Populus trichocarpa isolate Nisqually-1 chromosome 4, P.trichocarpa_v4.1, whole genome shotgun sequence genomic DNA includes:
- the LOC7463625 gene encoding homeobox protein SBH1, whose protein sequence is MEGGGAGCSSTPSLMMAFGDSSNGLCPMMMMPLMSSSSSAHQHHHQQQHVNAGDSSISNTLFLPLPPTNYQSQNRINNSASGSSMILDDHNHNNNTVTATGCYFMENNDGGSNSTSVKAKIMAHPHYHRLLAAYANCQKVGAPPEVVARLEEACASAASMGPANTDGIGEDPALDQFMEAYCEMLTKYEQELSKPLKEAMVFLQRVECQFRALTLSSPNSAWGEGNDRNASSEEELDVNNKFIDPQAEDQELKGQLLRKYSGYLGSLKKEFMKKRKKGKLPKEARQQLLDWWSRHHKWPYPSESQKLALAESTGLDQKQINNWFINQRKRHWKPSEDMQFVVMDAGHPHYYMDNVLGNPFPMDISHTLL, encoded by the exons atggAGGGAGGTGGTGCTGGTTGTTCAAGTACCCCTTCACTTATGATGGCTTTTGGAGACAGCAGTAATGGACTATGCCCTATGATGATGATGCCGCTAatgtcttcttcatcttctgctCATCAGCATCACCATCAGCAACAACATGTTAATGCGGGGGATTCATCAATATCAAATACCTTATTCCTTCCTCTACCTCCTACCAACTATCAAAGTCAAAACCGTATTAATAATAGCGCTAGTGGCTCTTCTATGATTCTTGAcgatcacaaccacaacaacaacacTGTCACTGCGACTGGGTGTTATTTCATGGAGAACAATGATGGTGGTAGTAATTCTACTTCTGTAAAGGCTAAAATTATGGCTCATCCTCACTACCATCGGCTCTTGGCTGCCTATGCCAATTGTCAAAAG GTTGGAGCACCACCTGAAGTCGTGGCTAGACTTGAAGAAGCTTGTGCATCTGCTGCCTCAATGGGCCCTGCAAATACAGACGGCATCGGTGAAGATCCAGCCCTTGACCAATTCATGGAGGCCTACTGTGAGATGCTGACCAAGTATGAGCAAGAACTCTCTAAGCCCTTGAAGGAAGCCATGGTTTTTCTTCAGAGGGTCGAATGCCAATTCAGAGCCCTCACTCTTTCCTCTCCAAATTCTG CTTGGGGCGAGGGCAATGATAGGAATGCATCATCCGAAGAGGAGCTTGATGTGAATAACAAATTCATAGATCCTCAAGCAGAAGATCAAGAATTGAAAGGTCAGCTACTACGCAAGTACAGTGGATATTTAGGCAGTCTCAAGAAGGAGTTcatgaaaaagagaaagaaagggaagtTGCCCAAAGAAGCGAGGCAGCAGCTGCTGGATTGGTGGAGCAGGCATCACAAATGGCCATATCCATCG GAGTCACAGAAGCTGGCCCTCGCAGAGTCCACTGGTCTGGATCAGAAGCAGATAAACAACTGGTTCATTAACCAAAGGAAACGCCACTGGAAACCATCAGAAGACATGCAGTTTGTGGTGATGGATGCCGGCCATCCTCATTATTACATGGATAATGTTTTGGGCAATCCTTTCCCAATGGACATCTCTCACACACTGCTTTGA